A genomic window from Lutra lutra chromosome 17, mLutLut1.2, whole genome shotgun sequence includes:
- the LOC125089985 gene encoding S-phase kinase-associated protein 1-like, translated as MPSIKLQSSDGEIFEVDVEIAKQSVTIKTMLEDLGMDDEGDDDPVPLPNVNAAILKKVIQWCTHHKDDPPPPEDDENKEKRTDDIPVWDQEFLKVDQGTLFELILAANYLDIKGLLDVTCKTIANMIKGKTPEEIRKTFNIKNDFTEEEEAQVRKENQWCEEK; from the coding sequence ATGCCTTCAATTAAGTTGCAGAGTTCCGATGGAGAGATATTTGAAGTTGATGTTGAAATCGCCAAACAGTCTGTGACTATCAAGACCATGTTGGAAGATTTGGGAATGGACGATGAAGGAGATGATGATCCAGTTCCTCTACCAAATGTTAATGCAGCAATATTAAAAAAGGTCATTCAGTGGTGCACCCACCACAAGGATGACCCCCCTCCTCCTGAGGAtgatgagaacaaagaaaagcgGACAGATGATATCCCTGTTTGGGACCAAGAATTCCTGAAAGTTGACCAAGGAACACTGTTTGAACTTATTCTGGCTGCGAACTACTTAGACATCAAAGGTTTGCTTGATGTAACATGCAAGACTATTGCCAATATGATCAAGGGGAAAACTCCTGAGGAGATCCGCAAGACCTTCAATATCAAAAATGACTTTACTGAAGAAGAGGAAGCCCAGGTACGCAAAGAGAACCAGTGGTGTGAAGAGAAGTGA